GGTTTGGATCTGGGACACAGTCTCATGCAGAGAGGGAAGACAGCCAGTGCTTGTCCACGAGCTTTCCTGGTAGAGTGAACCCAAAAGTGGCTGGAAGACAATGTggttgatgttttgttttttatcttttttttttcctcctccactcCGTTCCCAGCCACTTCTTCCCTAAAACTAGTAAGTCAAAAGCAATGGGGGGAGTCATTTGTTGAATTGAAAGTCACATTTTGGGAATAAAGTGTCTTGCTAAatgactgagggaaaaaatgaaaatgctgggAACTTGATAAAAATAGTGAACTTTCTTGATGGAGGGAAAATCAAGTGGCATGCTGCCGGCAGACCCcagtttgaatttttgtttctctacTTGCTACCTCTGGGATCTTGAGCAAGTCCCATCCCtcctctgtgcctcggtttcgtCATGGACAAACAGCatcatttctttagaaaaatggtCTCTGAGTTACCCCTACTCGCGCTAGGTCGGATCCTGGGTTGTAACGCTCTCACGGCAACCTGAAGGTCTCCCTAGAATGTGAGCTCCGTGAGCACAGGGACCGCATCTGAGGATTTTGCTGCTCTGCGACCAGAGCCGAGGACTGTCGCTTTGTGGAATGGATGAACGAATGTATGGGAGCCTGCCTAGATGCTCAGCTTGCAGAGTCCCTCGGGAAAGGCGGAGCTGTCAACCTCAATGCGCACAAGCCCGTAGTGACCAGTGTGGTGAGCGCGCTCGGGAAAGAGGATGTCGGTTCAAAGTTGTTTGCTACAGACGGTTCTAACCCGGCTGGAGTCACATCCTCTGTGGCTCGGAGAGAATCCCAGGGATTTACATAAGGCAGGGTGAATCACACCGTCGGAAACGGAGAAGGCAAAGGGACCCGCCCCAATTCATGCCGGGCGGCTCCGGGAGTTTGGTGGAGGTTAAGCTGAACTTTGCAGGAGGCCAGGAGCTGCCCAGGAGAAGGGACTGCGCGACACCGCTAACCCCCACGAGAACCAGGGGCGCGTCGCTCCCGCCCCGCGCGCTGGGTGCCGCCCGCTCCGAAGCCCCCGCGCGGGCGCAGCCAGCCGGGCTTCCTGTTCCCGGTCCCTAAGCCCCTGACTGACTGTGGGGCCTCTTCTCCCGCTTGGAAGAGCCATCGCCGCTttaaggagaagaggaggggaagggggcgggggagtgggggtggggagcggcggcggaggaggagggggagggggatccCCCCTCGCTCCCACGTGGTCCGGGCGCCTGTGAATCGCGCCCGCCGGAGGGTCTCACAGCGAAATACAAAAGCAGCTGGGAAGCGGTAGCGAAGCGAGTTCCCAGCGCCGCGCAGAGCGCCGGGCAGAGCCCTGCAGCGCCCCGCGGCCGCGATGGAACTGAGGCGCCCGGAGCCCCGGAGCCAGCGAGCTGCGGGGCCCGCCTCGCCGCCGGGACCCGGGCGCCGGGGCTCGGCTTGAAGCGGCGGCGGCACCGGCGCGGCCGGGGGAGCATGGGCAGGAGGATGCGGGGCGCTGCCGCCACCGCGGGGCTCTGGCTGCTGGCGCTGGGCTCGCTGCTGGCGCTGTGGAGCGGGCTCCTGCCGCCGCGGACCGAGCCGCCAGCCTCCCGGCCGCCCGAAGACCGACTCCCACAGCGCCCGGCCCGGAGCGGAGACCAGGAGCCCGAGCCCCGCTTTCCTCTGCTCCCGCCCCTGGCGCGGGACGCCCGCGGCGGCTCCCTGAAAACTTTCCGGGCGCTGCTCACCTTAGCGGCCGGTGCAGACGGCCCGCCCGGGCAGCCTCTGGGTGAGCGCATGCGGCACGTGCCAACCAGACGGCCACAACGGGAGAAACGCGCCGCGGTGCACGGGGGCGTCTTCTGGAGCCGCGGCCTGGAGGAGCAGGTGCCCCGGGGCTTCTCCGAGACCCAGGCGGCGGCGTGGCTGGAGGCGGCGCGCGGCGCCCGTGTGGTGGCCCTGGAGCGCGGGGGCTGCGGGCGCAGCTCCAACCGGCTGGCCCGCTTCGCCGACGGCACCCGCGCCTGCGTGCGCTACGGCATCAACCCTGAGCAGATACAGGGCGAGGCCCTGTCCTACTACCTGGCGCGCCTGCTGGGCCTCCAGCGCCACGTGCCGCCCCTGGCACTAGCCCGGGTGGAGGCTCGGGGCGCGCAGTGGGCTCAGGTGCAGGAGGAGCTTCGTGCCGCGCACTGGACAGAGGGTAGCGTGGTAAGCCTAACTCGCTGGCTGCCCAACCTCACGGACGTGGTGGTGCCCGCGCCCTGGCGCTCCGAGGACGGCCATCTACGGCCCCTGCGCGCCGCCGGGGGCGAGCTGGCCAACCGCAGCCAGGCGGAGCTGGTGGACCTGGTGCAATGGACAGACTTGATCCTCTTCGACTATCTGACGGCCAACTTCGACCGGCTAGTCAGCAACCTCTTCAGCCTGCAGTGGGACCCGCGGGTCATGCAGCGCGCCACAAGCAACCTGCACCGCGGCCCCGGCGGGGCGCTGGTTTTTCTGGACAACGAGGCGGGCTTGGTGCACGGCTACCGGGTGGCGGGCATGTGGGACAAGTATAACGAGCCGCTGCTGCAGTCAGTATGCGTGTTCCGCGAGCGGACAGCGCGGCGCGTCCTGGAGCTGCACCGCGGCCAGGACGCGGCCGCCCGGCTACTGCGCCTCTACCAGCACCACGAGCCTCGCTTCCCGGAGCTGGCTGCGCTCGCCGAGCCCCACGCTCAGCTGCTACAGCGCCGCCTGGACTTCCTCGCCAAGCACATTTTGCACTGTAAGGCTAAGTACAGCCGCTGACCAGGGACTTAGCATCCCCCGGaggaataaagagagagagagagacctctGGCTGGGGAGTGAATGATGGGGGAAGGGCCGTTGCCTCTACCACCGCCTGGGACCAGCCGGCCAACGCCCAGCTGGAGACTCGAGAGTGAAGGCGGCTAAAAACTTCAGCTTCACCCACCTGCCCCTTTCTCTCAGTCCCAAGCTGCTTGCTTTCAAAGTTCTGAGAGGACGCACTCACCCAGGCGAGAAGTGTAACATTCCCTCCACCCAGCCTATGAAAGGATTCTTCCCTGTGCCAGCACGGAGTTTGCATCCAAAGAAACTGGCTGCTGCTGGAGTTTGGCCCCCCGGTGGCCGTCTCTGTGGGAGATACATCCCATTCCATggccccctccttccctttccgAAAAAGGAAAACTTCTATTTGAGCCTTTGGGCTAATTCTACAATTTCCTACCAAACGCAGCGCTGGTGGTCCCCTGAGCAGGGCTATGACATTGGCTGGTGGAGCCCCCTTCCTGTGTTCTCCCTTTGTTCCGGCTCTGTGATGGTGAGATCACTGTTAAGAGCTGGGGAACCGCTCCCGATAGGACAAAGGGAGCGGAACCTACAGGATGGGGGGGAGTCCTGCAGACCCTGACaatttgtctgtcttgttccttACAGCTTGTCATTTTGGCCTGAAGGCTACAAATGCTGGACCGGCTGTATGCACTGACTCAAATaatgaatttcttcttcctcccccttcccaagCGTCCAAAATTTTGACAGTGATGATGTTCAccagaagggggaaaaatcaatttcatgcactttactttgtttttattttaatttttttattaagaaaaattttttatttgacagAATTTGCcttctatgtatatatgtgcataaagtgtggtataaatatactaaacaaacttatatttcaataaaagggagtttaaaatttagaatttagtTCCTGTGGTTTTACCTGTTTGAGGTATCTGATACCCTGCCTAGTTTTAGAATAAGCGCTAGAATTTCTCCCTTGTGGATGTGCTTTTAAAACAAAGGGTGCATGTGTATCTCAGTTGTGACCACGGAACTTAGAGAATTGAACAAAGCAAGAGCAGattccctgccctgctccctcaaAGAAACCCTAGTGCTGGAAATTTCAAAGTTCATCATGGAATGTGGGGGAAGGTGGAAAGAGACATGGAAGGAAAGCATTCCATTTCCTGGCAAATAAAACCTTGATATAAAAggatttcactgtaatataggCCTATATTAATCATTTGGCAAATAAGGTAGAACCAGATGTGCAGACTAAAATATGACAAATGCTCCCCCCTTTAAACCTAACTACAGTGGTCATGTGTTGCACATGATTTTCAGCATTGTAATTACCATGCAT
This Camelus ferus isolate YT-003-E chromosome 10, BCGSAC_Cfer_1.0, whole genome shotgun sequence DNA region includes the following protein-coding sequences:
- the FJX1 gene encoding four-jointed box protein 1 translates to MGRRMRGAAATAGLWLLALGSLLALWSGLLPPRTEPPASRPPEDRLPQRPARSGDQEPEPRFPLLPPLARDARGGSLKTFRALLTLAAGADGPPGQPLGERMRHVPTRRPQREKRAAVHGGVFWSRGLEEQVPRGFSETQAAAWLEAARGARVVALERGGCGRSSNRLARFADGTRACVRYGINPEQIQGEALSYYLARLLGLQRHVPPLALARVEARGAQWAQVQEELRAAHWTEGSVVSLTRWLPNLTDVVVPAPWRSEDGHLRPLRAAGGELANRSQAELVDLVQWTDLILFDYLTANFDRLVSNLFSLQWDPRVMQRATSNLHRGPGGALVFLDNEAGLVHGYRVAGMWDKYNEPLLQSVCVFRERTARRVLELHRGQDAAARLLRLYQHHEPRFPELAALAEPHAQLLQRRLDFLAKHILHCKAKYSR